One Paenisporosarcina sp. FSL H8-0542 genomic region harbors:
- a CDS encoding DNA translocase FtsK — protein MNWLTKTLKKVFSEESIEKEEVILIEEIEQTTYRETKTPFRFPLISDDEKDRSEDADLDDGEKEEEYQPLYMHKQWQQKRQNTVVHQATKPRVEHSSIPSPRDSFSTTRESFQEVKPRITKVPVQSKPFVPSEVPSPIHGFNRPKISPIDDLLAKKNMGEMNKETAASIIEESESPTIKPSGTIIKQSELEMKKHQPITEKEIVRETPFRSKISPFDELLAKKNEIKVVEQEASVFVEVKPTETNISKQLESEMLEQSATIQKEVVNESHVKVEEQLDVEMPSAIDEQVTDIPLTEKKKKSLPFNVMMLNSDKAKYQQATTRTNMIPTIMPKQEIPSKPIEQQPVDAPVERSTGQDQQLDHAVVEDSQPGYIFPRERYLVPPEQKTQDNEWMSMQAARLIESLSYFQVKAEIVSMVQGPAVTQFEMTVGQGTKVSKIRNLADDLKLALAAKDIRIQAPIPGKSSIGIEIPNQTSRPVRLSEVVGSSNFTDSDSPLEAALGLDLTGTPITIDLRKMPHGLIAGATGSGKSVCINSLLISLLYKATPKELNLLLIDPKMVELAPFNHIPHLVSPVITDVKAATAALKWAVEEMERRYQLFAHTGVRDITRYNAMAEEKRQFAQKMPYLLIVIDELADLMMMAPTEVEESICRIAQKARACGIHLVVATQRPSVDVITGLIKANIPTRIAFSVSSQIDSRTILDVQGAERLLGRGDMLYLGNGMSAPIRIQGTYVTDEEMEEIIEHARSQGEPSYLFEQEELVRRLEVAEDQDELFEEACRFILEQGSASTSLLQRKFHIGYNRAARLVDLMEQHGYVSESRGSKAREVFITENDLQLLFND, from the coding sequence TTGAATTGGTTGACCAAAACATTAAAAAAAGTATTTTCAGAAGAATCAATAGAAAAAGAAGAAGTAATATTAATAGAAGAAATTGAGCAGACTACATACAGAGAGACCAAAACACCTTTCCGATTCCCTTTAATCAGCGATGATGAGAAAGATCGTTCAGAAGATGCTGATTTAGATGATGGAGAAAAGGAAGAAGAATATCAACCTTTATATATGCATAAACAATGGCAACAGAAGCGACAAAACACAGTTGTCCATCAAGCGACAAAACCAAGAGTAGAGCACTCAAGTATTCCGAGTCCAAGAGATAGCTTTTCGACCACAAGAGAAAGCTTCCAAGAAGTAAAGCCAAGAATAACAAAAGTGCCTGTTCAGTCGAAGCCGTTTGTTCCTTCAGAAGTTCCATCCCCTATTCATGGTTTCAATCGCCCAAAAATATCTCCGATTGATGATCTATTAGCCAAAAAGAACATGGGTGAAATGAATAAAGAAACAGCGGCTTCCATTATCGAAGAAAGTGAATCACCGACGATTAAGCCATCTGGAACCATCATCAAACAAAGCGAACTGGAAATGAAAAAGCATCAACCTATCACAGAAAAAGAGATAGTTCGGGAAACACCTTTCCGTTCGAAAATATCTCCTTTTGATGAGTTGTTGGCTAAAAAGAATGAGATAAAAGTCGTTGAACAAGAGGCGAGTGTATTTGTTGAAGTTAAACCGACTGAAACAAACATTTCCAAGCAATTAGAATCTGAAATGCTCGAACAATCAGCCACAATACAAAAAGAAGTTGTAAATGAGTCCCATGTAAAGGTTGAAGAACAGTTGGATGTAGAGATGCCATCGGCTATTGATGAGCAAGTAACCGACATCCCATTAACAGAAAAGAAAAAGAAATCTTTGCCTTTTAATGTGATGATGCTTAATTCTGATAAGGCAAAATATCAGCAAGCCACAACACGAACAAATATGATACCTACTATAATGCCAAAACAAGAGATTCCTAGTAAACCAATCGAACAACAGCCAGTGGATGCTCCTGTTGAAAGGTCGACTGGTCAGGACCAACAACTTGATCATGCAGTTGTGGAAGATAGTCAGCCTGGCTATATTTTCCCGAGAGAGAGATATTTAGTACCACCTGAGCAAAAGACGCAAGATAACGAGTGGATGAGCATGCAAGCTGCTCGATTAATCGAATCCTTGTCTTATTTCCAAGTTAAAGCGGAAATTGTAAGCATGGTTCAAGGTCCTGCTGTCACACAATTTGAAATGACAGTCGGTCAAGGGACGAAAGTAAGCAAAATTCGTAATCTGGCGGATGATTTGAAATTGGCACTTGCTGCGAAAGACATTCGGATACAGGCACCGATTCCTGGGAAAAGTTCGATTGGAATTGAAATTCCAAACCAAACGTCCCGTCCTGTCCGTCTATCGGAAGTTGTCGGGAGTTCAAACTTCACGGATTCTGACTCACCGCTAGAAGCAGCTCTCGGATTAGATTTGACTGGGACACCTATTACCATTGATTTGCGTAAAATGCCACATGGCTTAATTGCGGGAGCAACGGGATCAGGTAAGTCAGTTTGTATTAATTCTTTATTAATCAGCTTATTATATAAAGCCACGCCGAAAGAATTAAATTTACTCCTGATTGATCCGAAAATGGTAGAACTGGCACCCTTCAATCATATCCCTCATCTCGTCAGTCCCGTCATTACTGACGTTAAGGCTGCAACTGCTGCACTAAAATGGGCAGTAGAAGAAATGGAACGCCGTTATCAGCTGTTTGCTCATACAGGGGTAAGGGATATCACGCGTTATAATGCAATGGCAGAAGAGAAAAGACAATTTGCACAAAAAATGCCTTATTTGTTGATTGTTATTGATGAATTGGCAGACTTAATGATGATGGCACCTACGGAAGTGGAAGAATCCATTTGTCGGATTGCCCAAAAAGCACGTGCTTGCGGGATTCATTTAGTGGTCGCTACACAACGTCCGTCTGTAGATGTCATAACAGGACTGATTAAAGCAAATATCCCGACTCGTATCGCATTTTCAGTATCCTCACAAATAGATTCGCGCACGATTTTGGATGTCCAAGGTGCTGAAAGGTTACTCGGACGAGGCGACATGCTCTACCTCGGCAATGGTATGTCTGCGCCAATCCGTATACAAGGGACCTATGTAACGGATGAAGAGATGGAAGAAATTATTGAACACGCACGTAGTCAAGGAGAACCATCATATTTATTTGAGCAAGAGGAATTGGTACGTCGTCTGGAAGTGGCAGAAGATCAGGATGAGTTATTTGAAGAAGCGTGCCGATTTATTTTGGAACAAGGTTCTGCTTCAACTTCACTGCTTCAACGTAAGTTTCATATAGGCTACAACCGTGCAGCAAGACTTGTTGACTTAATGGAACAGCATGGATATGTTTCGGAATCAAGAGGAAGTAAAGCACGGGAAGTTTTCATTACAGAAAATGATTTACAGCTTCTCTTCAATGATTGA
- the murC gene encoding UDP-N-acetylmuramate--L-alanine ligase codes for MTVFHFTGIKGSGMSSLAQILHDAGNQVQGSDIEKHFFTEDPLRERDIKILPFNADNIEKGMTVIAGNAFKDNHEELIRANELGIDVIRYHKFLGNLMGQYISVGITGSHGKTSTTGLMSHVLSGFAPTSYLIGDGTGHGESQAQYFAFEACEYRRHFLAYHPDYMIMTNIDFDHPDYFGGIDDVVEAFQSMALQVNKAIIACGDDEHLQKIHANVPVVFYGFGSENDFEARNVVKTTSGSTFDVFVRNEFYRTFEIPSFGDHAVLNALAVISLCNYEGIPADIIQQQLHTFGGVKRRFAESRKGNRILIDDYAHHPTEIKVTIQSARQKYPNREVIAIFQPHTFSRTRTFLKEFAESLETADNVYLCDIFGSARENAGDLTIDDLCDLIDNCVVLKTEEIDVLLKHQNAVYLFMGAGDVQKFQAAFEQKI; via the coding sequence ATGACAGTGTTTCATTTTACAGGAATTAAAGGGTCTGGCATGAGTTCACTTGCACAAATTTTGCACGATGCAGGGAACCAGGTTCAGGGCTCTGATATAGAGAAACATTTCTTCACTGAAGATCCACTACGAGAACGTGACATCAAAATCTTGCCATTTAACGCAGATAATATTGAAAAAGGCATGACCGTAATTGCGGGGAATGCATTTAAAGACAATCATGAAGAACTGATTCGTGCTAACGAATTAGGAATCGATGTAATCCGTTATCACAAGTTTTTAGGGAACTTAATGGGCCAGTACATCTCGGTAGGTATTACAGGATCACATGGCAAAACTTCTACAACGGGTTTGATGTCACATGTATTAAGTGGCTTTGCACCGACTTCATATTTAATTGGAGATGGAACGGGTCATGGTGAATCGCAAGCACAATACTTTGCTTTTGAAGCATGTGAATACCGTCGTCATTTCTTAGCATACCATCCTGATTACATGATCATGACTAATATCGATTTTGATCATCCGGATTATTTTGGTGGCATCGACGATGTGGTTGAGGCATTCCAATCAATGGCGCTTCAAGTGAATAAGGCCATTATTGCATGTGGTGATGATGAACATCTACAAAAAATCCATGCCAATGTTCCCGTTGTGTTTTATGGATTTGGCTCAGAAAATGACTTTGAAGCTCGTAATGTGGTGAAAACGACTTCTGGGTCTACATTCGATGTTTTCGTTCGAAATGAATTTTATCGTACATTTGAAATCCCTTCATTCGGAGACCATGCCGTACTAAATGCATTGGCTGTCATTTCTTTGTGTAATTACGAAGGAATCCCTGCTGATATTATTCAGCAGCAGTTGCATACATTCGGTGGCGTCAAACGCCGTTTTGCTGAAAGCAGAAAAGGAAATCGAATCTTAATTGACGATTATGCACACCATCCGACTGAAATCAAAGTAACCATCCAGTCGGCTCGTCAGAAGTATCCAAATCGTGAAGTCATTGCAATATTCCAACCTCATACGTTTTCACGCACGCGCACATTCCTTAAGGAGTTTGCAGAGAGCTTGGAAACGGCTGATAACGTATATTTGTGTGATATATTCGGATCAGCACGTGAAAATGCAGGAGACTTAACCATCGATGATTTATGTGATCTGATTGACAACTGTGTTGTCCTGAAAACCGAAGAAATTGATGTGTTACTGAAGCATCAAAATGCTGTATACTTATTCATGGGTGCAGGGGATGTTCAAAAGTTCCAAGCTGCCTTCGAACAAAAAATATAA
- a CDS encoding DUF948 domain-containing protein, with the protein MEIILYIAALVAAIGFLVLCVSLAMTFTSLKKTLNEFSDTMSGLEGQLQGVTRETTELLHKTNGLASDIQNKSEKLNSVVDAVKNVGESVNGLNTSIRRITSSITTEVERNEDKIAQVVQWSNVALGIRDKWKERKAIEEARAGYTIYASEPDKSNRDTKK; encoded by the coding sequence ATGGAAATAATATTATACATAGCAGCGTTGGTTGCAGCTATAGGCTTTCTCGTTCTTTGCGTTAGTCTTGCGATGACATTTACATCGCTGAAGAAGACGCTTAATGAATTTTCAGACACAATGTCTGGATTAGAAGGTCAATTACAAGGAGTAACAAGAGAGACAACAGAATTATTGCATAAGACAAATGGTTTGGCTTCAGATATTCAAAATAAATCTGAAAAACTTAACAGTGTTGTAGATGCCGTGAAAAATGTAGGGGAGTCAGTAAATGGCTTAAATACATCAATCCGACGCATTACATCGTCAATTACGACAGAGGTAGAACGCAATGAAGATAAGATTGCGCAAGTTGTGCAATGGAGCAATGTTGCTCTAGGCATTCGCGACAAGTGGAAAGAAAGAAAAGCAATTGAAGAAGCTAGAGCAGGCTACACGATTTATGCAAGCGAACCAGATAAATCAAATAGAGATACAAAAAAATAA
- a CDS encoding YtxH domain-containing protein yields MTQFKPNYNEAKYNHEFYSNKSNQTEAYLPQAYEYSNGQHRDPIYSKSSDDMNSKDFLIGALVGGIIGAATALFLAPKSGAELRGDVTTQASYLKEKTVDLSSTAKVKTSQLSTQLKEKSGPLVDKVKSIKSKTPTLMDDGTVSSEGEEPIDFMETVTNTASEVVGESSNETSTAQALKEAVEVKKSL; encoded by the coding sequence ATGACACAATTTAAACCAAATTATAACGAAGCGAAGTACAACCACGAGTTTTATTCGAATAAATCCAATCAGACGGAAGCCTATCTTCCACAAGCGTATGAGTATTCCAATGGACAGCACCGAGATCCAATTTATTCAAAATCAAGTGATGATATGAATTCTAAGGATTTCTTAATCGGTGCATTGGTAGGCGGAATTATTGGAGCAGCTACTGCTTTATTCCTTGCTCCAAAATCGGGTGCTGAGCTTCGTGGAGATGTGACAACTCAAGCTTCTTATCTAAAAGAAAAAACGGTTGATTTATCATCAACTGCCAAAGTAAAAACGTCTCAATTATCAACTCAATTAAAAGAAAAATCAGGTCCTTTGGTAGATAAGGTCAAGTCAATTAAATCAAAAACGCCAACATTAATGGATGATGGTACAGTTTCATCAGAAGGGGAAGAGCCAATTGACTTCATGGAAACTGTAACGAATACAGCGTCTGAAGTTGTTGGGGAAAGCTCAAACGAAACTTCAACCGCACAAGCATTAAAAGAAGCTGTAGAAGTCAAGAAAAGTCTATAA
- a CDS encoding bifunctional 3-deoxy-7-phosphoheptulonate synthase/chorismate mutase, with product MSHQELDSLRTNVDELNLEILRLINERAAVVKEIGKVKEKQGVNRYDPLRERHMLNLLKENNAGPLPQSTVDHIFKEIFKTALELQEDDHRKALLVSRKKKAEDTIVVINGERIGEGKPSFVFGPCAVESFDQVAAVANAIQHKGLRMIRGGAYKPRTSPYDFQGLGLEGLKILKRVSEQYNLAVVSEIVTPHHLEEALDYIDVVQIGARNMQNFELLKAAGAINKPVLLKRGMAATIDEFIHAAEYIISQGNDQIILCERGIRTYEKATRNTLDISAVPILKQETHLPVFVDVTHSTGRRDLLLPTAKAAIAIGADGVMAEVHPDPAVALSDAAQQMNLQQFDEFYDSLQKFMKSYEFQS from the coding sequence ATGAGCCATCAAGAATTAGATAGCTTACGCACAAATGTTGACGAATTAAACTTAGAAATTCTTCGTTTAATCAATGAGCGTGCTGCAGTCGTAAAAGAAATTGGAAAAGTAAAAGAAAAGCAAGGTGTCAACCGATATGATCCTCTTCGCGAACGTCATATGTTGAACTTACTAAAAGAAAACAATGCGGGTCCACTACCGCAATCAACTGTAGATCATATTTTCAAGGAAATCTTTAAAACTGCATTGGAGCTTCAGGAAGATGATCACCGTAAAGCACTTCTTGTTTCTCGTAAAAAGAAAGCAGAAGATACAATTGTTGTAATCAATGGGGAACGCATTGGAGAAGGCAAGCCATCATTTGTATTCGGTCCATGTGCTGTAGAATCATTTGATCAAGTTGCAGCTGTAGCAAATGCAATCCAACATAAAGGCTTGAGAATGATCCGAGGAGGAGCTTACAAACCTCGTACATCACCTTATGATTTCCAAGGTCTTGGACTTGAAGGTTTGAAAATCCTTAAGCGTGTTTCAGAGCAATACAATCTTGCAGTTGTTTCTGAAATTGTGACACCTCATCATCTAGAAGAGGCATTAGATTACATTGATGTTGTTCAAATCGGCGCACGTAACATGCAAAACTTCGAGTTATTGAAAGCAGCAGGTGCCATTAACAAACCGGTGTTATTGAAACGCGGAATGGCTGCAACGATTGATGAATTTATACATGCTGCCGAGTACATCATCTCCCAAGGAAATGATCAAATTATTTTATGTGAACGTGGAATTCGAACATACGAAAAAGCGACACGTAATACACTCGATATTTCAGCAGTTCCAATATTAAAACAAGAAACACATTTACCTGTGTTTGTGGATGTAACCCATTCAACAGGACGTCGTGATTTACTATTGCCTACAGCGAAAGCGGCAATTGCCATTGGTGCAGATGGTGTTATGGCTGAAGTACATCCAGACCCAGCTGTTGCTTTATCTGATGCAGCACAACAAATGAACTTACAGCAATTTGACGAGTTTTACGATTCTCTTCAAAAGTTCATGAAATCATACGAATTTCAATCATAA
- the ccpA gene encoding catabolite control protein A → MTITIYDVAREASVSMATVSRVVNGNPNVKPATRKKVLDVIERLEYRPNAVARGLASKKTTTVGVIIPDISNIFYAELARGIEDIATMYRYNIILSNSDQREDKELQLLETMFGKQVDGIVFMSEHVSTELLNMMERSPVPIVLAGTIDPSGKMPSVNIDYHQAAYEAVNRLLQNNHKRIAYVSGSLSSTINRAFKFTGYEKALGDAGLDMNEELVVESEATYDAGHAAFSNLKSMQDAPTAFFAGNDELAIGLIHGAQDSGFHVPNDIEVISFENSKLARMVRPELTSIVLPLYDIGAVSMRLLTKYMNKEQIDEKTVILPHRIEERDSVK, encoded by the coding sequence ATGACAATTACAATTTATGACGTAGCACGTGAAGCTAGCGTTTCGATGGCAACGGTTTCACGAGTTGTTAACGGCAATCCGAATGTAAAACCGGCTACTCGGAAAAAAGTGCTGGACGTTATTGAACGATTGGAGTATCGTCCAAACGCGGTTGCCAGAGGACTGGCAAGTAAGAAAACAACTACAGTTGGAGTTATTATTCCAGATATATCAAATATTTTTTACGCAGAACTTGCACGAGGAATAGAAGATATTGCGACCATGTATCGCTATAATATTATATTATCAAACTCGGATCAGCGAGAAGATAAAGAGTTACAACTCCTGGAAACGATGTTTGGAAAACAAGTGGATGGAATTGTGTTCATGAGTGAACATGTATCGACAGAGTTGTTAAATATGATGGAGCGATCGCCCGTACCAATCGTTTTAGCAGGTACAATTGATCCTTCAGGGAAAATGCCTTCTGTAAATATCGACTATCACCAGGCAGCTTATGAAGCGGTTAATCGCTTGCTTCAAAATAATCACAAACGAATCGCGTACGTTTCTGGGTCATTATCGTCCACCATCAATCGTGCATTCAAATTCACAGGCTATGAAAAAGCTTTAGGGGATGCAGGTCTTGATATGAACGAAGAATTGGTAGTGGAAAGTGAAGCCACTTATGACGCAGGGCATGCAGCATTCAGTAATTTAAAGAGTATGCAAGATGCACCTACGGCTTTCTTTGCAGGAAACGATGAACTGGCCATTGGGCTAATTCATGGAGCTCAGGATTCCGGTTTCCATGTTCCTAACGACATTGAAGTCATTAGTTTTGAAAACTCGAAGCTAGCACGAATGGTACGTCCAGAATTAACGAGTATCGTGTTACCTCTATACGATATTGGAGCGGTATCCATGCGTCTGCTGACAAAATATATGAACAAAGAGCAAATTGATGAGAAAACAGTAATATTGCCACACCGAATTGAAGAAAGAGATTCCGTGAAATAA
- a CDS encoding acetoin utilization protein AcuC — MAEHAGNDKLKKHAVYIYSDDQLGYKFSENHPFNQKRLTLTTDLLRKMNALTDEDIIAPRIATDDELLLAHDARYIDIVKKASKGLVTSAETESYGIGTDDTPIFPNMHEASARLVGGTLTAVDYVMENKASHALNLGGGLHHGFHGRASGFCVYNDSSVAIKYIQQKYKARVLYIDTDAHHGDGVQWSFYEDPDVCTISIHETGRYLFPGTGNVTERGTGQGYGTSFNLPIDAFTEDESFLELYMTAFREIAAYFKPDVIISQNGADAHYFDPLTHLYGTMKIYHEIPKLAHQLAHEYCDGKWIAVGGGGYDIWRVVPRAWSLLWMEMNNIPLPQVNLPKEWLEKWQPESPVPLIPTWLDPDNLYEPIPRKEEITEKNKQVLNKALYLIRSH; from the coding sequence ATGGCCGAACATGCCGGGAATGACAAACTAAAAAAACATGCGGTTTATATATATTCGGATGATCAATTGGGCTACAAATTTTCTGAGAACCATCCATTCAATCAGAAAAGGCTGACTTTGACCACCGATTTGTTGCGAAAAATGAATGCGCTTACAGATGAAGACATCATCGCTCCCCGCATTGCAACGGATGACGAGCTATTGCTTGCGCATGATGCACGATATATTGATATCGTCAAAAAAGCGAGCAAAGGGCTTGTCACTTCTGCAGAAACAGAGAGTTACGGTATTGGAACCGATGACACACCTATTTTTCCGAATATGCACGAAGCCAGTGCTCGTTTGGTCGGTGGCACGTTAACTGCCGTGGATTATGTAATGGAAAATAAAGCTTCGCATGCCCTAAATCTTGGTGGCGGACTGCATCATGGCTTTCATGGGCGCGCATCTGGATTTTGTGTCTACAATGACAGTTCGGTCGCTATTAAATACATACAGCAGAAGTATAAAGCCCGTGTACTATATATTGACACGGATGCTCATCATGGAGATGGTGTACAATGGAGCTTTTATGAGGATCCTGATGTTTGTACAATCTCCATTCATGAAACTGGGAGATACTTATTTCCTGGAACCGGTAATGTAACGGAACGTGGTACCGGTCAGGGTTATGGAACTTCATTCAATTTACCAATAGACGCCTTTACAGAAGATGAATCATTTTTGGAACTTTATATGACTGCTTTCCGAGAGATTGCTGCCTATTTCAAACCAGACGTCATCATCAGTCAAAATGGAGCAGATGCACACTATTTTGATCCACTGACTCATCTATATGGAACCATGAAAATCTACCACGAGATTCCGAAGCTTGCCCATCAGCTTGCCCACGAATATTGTGACGGCAAATGGATTGCCGTCGGTGGTGGAGGATACGATATATGGAGAGTGGTGCCAAGAGCCTGGTCGTTATTGTGGATGGAAATGAATAATATTCCACTTCCTCAAGTTAATCTACCGAAAGAGTGGTTGGAGAAATGGCAACCGGAATCACCCGTACCATTAATTCCCACCTGGTTGGATCCAGATAACTTATATGAACCCATACCTCGTAAAGAAGAAATTACCGAAAAGAATAAACAAGTGTTGAACAAGGCACTTTATTTAATTCGATCTCATTGA
- a CDS encoding acetoin utilization AcuB family protein → MIVEQMMKTNVLTLQPSHSIKDAISLLRESKIRHLPITDNEGKVVGVVSDRDIKDATPSNRIVGHNQDIYSTPLEEIMTKNPITGHPLDFVEEVATIFYDQQIGCLPIVSGGKLVGIVTETDLLYKYIELTGAHQPGSQIEVRVPNKPGILFEVSKVFHDHNSNVLSVLVYPDIQNDNNKILVFRVMTMNPLGIIEDIRKEGFDVLWPNMPGMTN, encoded by the coding sequence ATGATTGTGGAACAAATGATGAAAACAAATGTCCTGACCTTACAGCCTTCACATTCGATTAAAGATGCAATCAGTCTCCTTCGTGAAAGTAAGATCAGACACTTGCCGATTACCGATAATGAAGGCAAAGTAGTAGGGGTTGTATCAGATAGAGATATCAAAGATGCCACACCTTCCAATCGGATAGTAGGACATAATCAGGATATATACTCAACACCTCTTGAAGAAATTATGACGAAAAATCCTATAACCGGACATCCGCTGGACTTTGTTGAAGAAGTTGCCACGATTTTCTATGATCAACAAATTGGGTGTCTGCCCATCGTCAGTGGTGGGAAATTAGTTGGTATCGTTACAGAAACAGATTTATTATATAAATATATTGAATTAACAGGCGCCCACCAACCAGGTTCTCAAATTGAGGTTCGTGTACCGAATAAACCTGGTATATTATTTGAAGTTTCCAAAGTTTTTCATGATCATAATTCAAATGTATTAAGTGTTCTTGTGTATCCAGATATCCAAAATGACAACAACAAGATCTTGGTATTCCGTGTAATGACGATGAACCCTCTCGGAATTATTGAAGATATACGTAAAGAAGGTTTCGATGTGCTATGGCCGAACATGCCGGGAATGACAAACTAA
- a CDS encoding GNAT family N-acetyltransferase yields MDHKKTYNAMELKTKHGHLIIEGPISSADLARYDFHDDLVAFRPPAQQHKAIIEIAKLPEGRILIARDNMTIVGYVTFLYPDPLERWSKGQMSNLIELGAIEVIPKFRGTGVGKSLLHVSMMDDAMEDYITITTEYYWHWDLKGTGLNVWEYRKVMEKMMNAGGLEYFATDDPEISSHPANCLMAKIGARIDNESIQRFDQLRFMNRFMY; encoded by the coding sequence ATGGATCATAAAAAAACCTATAATGCCATGGAATTGAAGACTAAACATGGCCATTTAATTATCGAAGGACCTATATCATCAGCAGATCTTGCACGTTACGACTTTCATGATGATTTGGTGGCATTCCGACCTCCTGCCCAGCAACATAAGGCAATCATCGAAATTGCTAAGTTGCCAGAAGGCAGAATTCTGATAGCTCGTGACAACATGACCATTGTGGGCTATGTAACATTCTTGTATCCTGACCCTTTGGAACGTTGGTCGAAAGGGCAAATGAGCAACTTAATTGAACTGGGGGCCATTGAAGTCATTCCAAAGTTTCGTGGAACCGGTGTCGGAAAGAGCTTGCTTCACGTTTCGATGATGGATGATGCAATGGAAGATTATATCACCATTACTACTGAGTATTATTGGCATTGGGATTTAAAAGGTACTGGACTGAATGTATGGGAGTACCGAAAAGTGATGGAAAAAATGATGAATGCAGGTGGATTGGAATACTTTGCAACCGATGATCCAGAAATCAGCTCCCATCCGGCCAATTGTTTAATGGCTAAAATTGGTGCTCGTATTGACAATGAATCCATTCAACGCTTTGATCAGTTACGTTTTATGAATCGATTTATGTATTAA